The Podospora pseudocomata strain CBS 415.72m chromosome 1 map unlocalized CBS415.72m_1, whole genome shotgun sequence genome has a segment encoding these proteins:
- a CDS encoding uncharacterized protein (COG:O; EggNog:ENOG503NXJ7), whose amino-acid sequence MAFIDPALVLQGVRIVARQATETVVSTALSSTINPSPTTDITNSPTDSPTVQPSLTSLTSSTSPEATPSPSPQPSPGGNNSSPLLFFVALGFGVVFTNLWIIVGVKYCFRYNARNRQMRMNEDGEPINMENMPRPHRRRREKKLMTIDEVNEKFPMLKYKTWVASRAQEGLPTRGGVSSPSRPNSVRDAEGVISELPNKERMSTEERPTTSAAAPAAEATAKNETAATPESTTAAAQTEKPGKHASKESTSSSIGGPHPRISTDRERDGGNDGARDADAGTLHKASTQGAHDDDEEDDEHIDAAIPPECMGTSGDTCAICIDTLEDDDDVRGLTCGHAFHAVCLDPWLTSRRACCPLCKADYYTPKPRPPGAEGPDGATVIAISLVDSRSNRMNMPNRPRRTFFGLLGSDNRSEREMYASNRHRHDNRTRSSRARDNRRGNRTRAPTSPAPVSESQASSGGWFSNMRTAISRLPRGRQQNTDSQTTPPASGANPAVTPSQLEAGVQRS is encoded by the exons ATGGCCTTCATTGATCCTGCCTTGGTGTTGCAAGGCGTTCGGATAGTTGCAAGACAAGCAACCGAGACCGTGGTATCGACCGCATTGTCATCAACAATCAACCCATCGCCCACCACGGATATCACCAACTCACCAACGGACTCGCCCACCGTCCAACCCTCTTTGACCTCTCTCACATCATCGACCTCACCCGAAGCGACTCCGAGTCCGTCTCCGCAGCCATCGCCGGGAGGTAACAATTCCTCGCCGTTGCTGTTTTTTGTAGCGCTGGGCTTTGGTGTCGTCTTCACCAATCTCTG GATTATCGTTGGGGTCAAGTACTGCTTCAGATACAATGCCCGTAACCGTCAAATGCGGATGAATGAAGATGGCGAACCAATCAACATGGAGAACATGCCTCGCCCGCATCGTCGTCGGCGCGAAAAGAAATTGATGACCATCGATGAGGTCAACGAAAAATTTCCGATGCTCAAGTACAAGACGTGGGTTGCAAGCCGAGCGCAGGAAGGACTACCTACCCGCGGCGGTGTTTCAAGCCCCAGTCGCCCAAACAGTGTCCGCGATGCCGAAGGTGTGATTTCCGAGCTTCCTAATAAGGAGCGCATGTCTACCGAGGAGCGACCAACAACGAGCGCAgccgcaccagcagcagaagcgaCAGCGAAAAACGAAACGGCCGCAACTCCCGAGTCAACGACGGCGGCTGCCCAGACCGAGAAGCCCGGAAAACATGCTTCAAAGGAAAGCACCTCGAGTTCGATAGGTGGGCCTCATCCAAGGATATCCACGGATAGGGAACGGGATGGGGGCAATGATGGAGCTCGGGATGCTGATGCCGGAACTCTCCATAAAGCGTCGACCCAAGGCGCacatgatgacgatgaggaagatgatgagcaCATTGATGCTGCCATCCCACCCGAATGCATGGGGACCTCGGGAGACACGTGTGCTATTTGCATCGACACTCtcgaagacgacgatgacgtGCGCGGCTTGACTTGTGGCCATGCTTTCCACGCTGTTTGCTTGGACCCGTGGCTCACGAGCAGGAGGGCATGCTGCCCATTGTGCAAGGCTGATTATTACACTCCCAAGCCACGACCTCCAGGCGCTGAGGGTCCCGACGGGGCCACGGTGATCGCCATCAGCCTCGTTGATTCGCGCTCGAACCGGATGAACATGCCCAATCGGCCACGGCGCACCTTCTTTGGTCTTCTGGGCTCTGACAACCGGAGCGAGAGAGAAATGTATGCCAGCAACAGACATAGGCATGATAACCGAACACGATCCTCCCGTGCTCGCGATAACAGGCGAGGGAACAGGACTCGTGCGCCAACGAGTCCTGCTCCAGTGTCGGAGAGCCAGGCTAGCAGCGGCGGTTGGTTCTCCAACATGAGAACAGCTATTTCGAGACTTCCAAGAGGGCGGCAGCAAAACACCGACAGCCAGACTACCCCACCAGCATCGGGGGCCAACCCGGCTGTGACACCATCCCAGCTTGAAGCTGGAGTACAGAGATCATGA
- a CDS encoding uncharacterized protein (EggNog:ENOG503Q4JK; COG:S) → MSSIGPQLPPHLQKRKRIPEDDGLLASPPPKVSRRDNDDEIPLDDDSDDGFGPGAPPPTKSSIGPSLPPSENPSNPLNPTVAKPSIGPSRPPVGPTLPPTNNDEIPLDDSDSDSPGPALPPSSKPSPPPRRVLGPAPPPAPLSTRPTTNPDSDSDSDDDYCPALPDSVPSRPTPQGSSLPAYTEPEAAPKRDSWMIAPPTESSYRAPDPTKLKARKFNTGPRAVTESKSSSGVSSIWTETPEEKRRRLANAVLGRDDPSNTPQQPIGPSAGPSKRTAEDEARIKSYTEQTRGKSLVEQHQARKAERKAKSGSGKEEEEEDDPSKRAFSWEKDMKVGGVVSGKQKRELLNKAANFGGRFQKGSYL, encoded by the coding sequence ATGTCTTCCATCGGACCCCAGTTACCACCACATCTTCAAAAGCGCAAGCGCATACCAGAAGACGACGGCCTCCTagcatctcctccacccaaaGTCTCGCGACGTGACAACGATGATGAAATACCCCTAGATGACGACTCCGACGATGGGTTTGGTCCCGgcgcaccacctcccacaaAGTCATCAATAGGACCGTCGCTCCCCCCATCAGAAAACCCATCAAATCCACTCAATCCCACCGTCGCAAAGCCATCCATCGGTCCCTCCCGTCCACCAGTAGGaccaaccctcccaccaacaaaCAACGACGAGATCCCCCTCGATGACTCCGATTCCGACTCCCCAGGCCCAGCCCTCCCACCCTCATCAAaaccatcccccccaccccgccgaGTCCTCGGCcccgctcctcccccagcaccccTCTCAACTcgcccaaccaccaaccccgatTCCGACTCGGACTCAGACGACGACTACTgccccgccctccccgaCTCCGTCCCCTCCCGCCCAACCCCCCAGGGTTCCTCCCTACCTGCCTACACGGAACCAGAAGCGGCCCCTAAACGCGACTCCTGGATGATAGCTCCTCCAACAGAAAGCTCTTACCGCGCCCCAGACCCAACCAAGCTCAAAGCCCGCAAATTCAACACGGGCCCCCGCGCCGTCACAGAATCCAAGTCTTCCTCCGGGGTATCCTCAATATGGACCGAGACCCCTGAGGAAAAGCGTCGTCGCCTCGCCAATGCCGTGCTAGGCAGAGACGACCCATCCAAcacccctcaacaacccatcgGTCCATCAGCCGGGCCGTCAAAACGGACGGCGGAGGATGAAGCCAGAATCAAGTCTTATACCGAGCAAACGAGGGGTAAGAGTCTGGTGGAGCAGCACCAGGCTAGGAAGGCTGAAAGAAAGGCAaagagtgggagtgggaaggaagaggaggaagaggatgacccGAGCAAGAGGGCTTTTAGCTGGGAGAAGGACATGAaggttggtggggtggtgagcgGGAAGCAGAAGAGGGAGTTGTTGAACAAGGCGGCGaattttggggggaggtttcAGAAGGGAAGTTACCTCTGA